A portion of the Candidatus Baltobacteraceae bacterium genome contains these proteins:
- the ppk1 gene encoding polyphosphate kinase 1: MLSQPDLHALSEPTVRPLDDSSLYFSRELSWLEFDDRVLEEALDARNRLFERLKFVAIYATNLDEFFMIRVAAIKQQIEAQVHRRSEDGRLPPEHLLAISARLRVSLARQMRLLTDELFPELETHGIRFWRVADLDEETQSNLERVFDDRVFPVLTPLAVDSGHPFPYISNLSLSLAVELEEVTPDGVKLHFARVKIPPTLPRFVALDGAPEGQRWFVLLEDLIAHHLDALFPGMEIRESYLFRVTRDADLDLQEDEADDLLAAIESELQRRRFGEPVRIEIERGMPDYMRDLLLEALDLSDVDCYEIGGLLGSGDLWALVNLPDYAQLHDPPFTPAIPKRLIGVTDMFAAIRENDIVLHHPYESFDPVVQFVAQAAVDPRVLAIKQTLYRTSGKNSSIVRALLEAAENEKQVAVMIELKARFDEENNIEWAQRLERAGAHVVYGFAGLKTHAKLSLVVRQEDDGIRRYMHFGTGNYNEKSARLYTDLSLFTCRPELGTDVSQLFNALTGFSKVTDYEDLLVAPVNLRRELLSLIDRETEHARAGRPAGIRAKLNAITDGELTRALYRASQAGVHIDLMVRGMCVVRPGVPGVSTTIRVRSIVGRFLEHSRICAFENGGDRELYIGSADWMGRNLDRRVETMVPVLDPLQAETIYGQILAIAFADNVKARELQTDGTYRRLRPQGEMPIDSQHIFLTQSQSV, encoded by the coding sequence ATGCTCTCGCAACCGGACCTTCACGCCCTCTCCGAACCCACGGTCCGCCCCCTCGACGATTCCTCGCTCTACTTCAGCCGCGAGCTTTCGTGGCTGGAATTCGACGATCGCGTGCTCGAGGAGGCCCTCGATGCCCGCAACCGCCTCTTCGAACGCCTGAAGTTCGTCGCGATCTACGCCACCAATCTCGACGAGTTCTTCATGATCCGCGTCGCGGCGATCAAGCAGCAGATCGAAGCGCAGGTTCACCGACGTTCGGAGGACGGGCGTCTGCCGCCCGAGCATCTGCTCGCGATCTCGGCGCGCTTACGCGTCTCGCTGGCGCGTCAGATGCGGCTGCTCACCGACGAACTCTTTCCCGAACTCGAGACGCACGGGATTCGCTTTTGGCGCGTCGCCGATCTCGACGAAGAGACGCAGTCGAACCTAGAGCGCGTCTTCGACGATCGCGTCTTTCCGGTGCTCACGCCGCTTGCCGTCGATTCCGGTCATCCATTTCCGTATATTTCGAATCTCTCGCTATCGCTTGCCGTGGAACTCGAAGAGGTGACGCCCGACGGCGTGAAGCTGCACTTCGCGCGCGTAAAGATTCCGCCGACGCTGCCGCGTTTCGTCGCGCTCGACGGCGCGCCCGAGGGCCAGCGCTGGTTCGTATTGCTTGAGGATCTGATCGCGCATCATCTCGACGCGCTGTTCCCGGGCATGGAGATTCGCGAATCGTATCTCTTCCGCGTCACGCGCGATGCGGATCTCGACCTCCAGGAAGACGAAGCCGACGATCTGCTCGCCGCGATCGAATCGGAGCTGCAGCGTCGCCGCTTCGGCGAACCGGTGCGGATCGAGATCGAACGCGGGATGCCCGATTACATGCGCGACCTGCTGCTCGAAGCGCTCGATCTCTCGGATGTCGATTGCTACGAGATCGGCGGCCTGCTCGGCTCCGGCGACCTTTGGGCGCTGGTAAATCTGCCGGATTACGCGCAACTGCACGATCCGCCGTTCACGCCGGCGATTCCCAAGCGGCTCATCGGCGTCACCGATATGTTCGCCGCGATTCGCGAGAACGATATCGTGCTGCACCATCCGTACGAGTCGTTCGATCCCGTCGTGCAGTTCGTCGCGCAAGCCGCGGTCGATCCGCGCGTGCTCGCGATCAAACAAACGCTCTACCGCACGTCGGGCAAGAACTCGTCGATCGTGCGCGCGCTGCTCGAAGCGGCCGAAAACGAAAAGCAGGTCGCCGTGATGATCGAACTCAAGGCGCGCTTCGACGAAGAGAATAATATCGAATGGGCGCAGCGCCTCGAGCGCGCGGGCGCGCACGTCGTCTACGGATTTGCGGGGCTGAAAACCCACGCCAAACTCTCGCTCGTCGTGCGTCAAGAGGACGACGGCATTCGCCGCTACATGCATTTCGGTACCGGCAACTATAACGAAAAGAGCGCCCGGCTTTACACGGATCTCTCGCTTTTCACGTGCCGCCCCGAGTTAGGGACCGACGTCAGCCAACTCTTCAACGCCCTCACCGGTTTTTCGAAAGTCACCGACTACGAAGATCTGCTCGTCGCACCGGTCAACCTGCGCCGCGAATTGCTCTCGCTTATCGATCGCGAGACCGAACACGCGCGCGCCGGCCGCCCGGCGGGCATTCGAGCCAAACTCAACGCCATCACCGATGGGGAACTCACGCGCGCGCTCTACCGGGCCTCGCAGGCGGGCGTTCACATCGATCTCATGGTGCGCGGCATGTGCGTGGTGCGCCCGGGCGTGCCCGGCGTCAGCACGACGATCCGCGTGCGCAGCATCGTCGGCCGCTTTTTGGAGCACTCGCGCATCTGCGCCTTCGAGAACGGCGGGGATCGCGAACTCTACATCGGCTCGGCCGACTGGATGGGGCGCAACCTGGACCGGCGCGTCGAGACCATGGTCCCGGTGCTCGATCCGCTCCAGGCCGAGACGATCTACGGGCAAATCCTGGCGATCGCGTTCGCGGACAACGTGAAAGCCCGCGAGCTCCAGACCGACGGTACCTACCGCCGCCTGCGGCCGCAGGGAGAGATGCCGATCGATTCGCAGCATATTTTCTTGACACAATCGCAGTCGGTGTAG
- a CDS encoding ABC transporter permease, whose amino-acid sequence MALSFFALVAAIAIGIGLGGLAAHLRPARGPVLAAANVGRVIPSLAVLTFVLPVLGVGFWPAVVALTLLGIPPIAINTDLGFRGVAAAAIDAARGMGMTPWQILKRVSWPLALPVIFTGIRTATIEIVASATLAAFIGAGGLGEYILQGLANFDQRYLLVGAVGVSVLALVAEALLALTGRRLQGEAR is encoded by the coding sequence GTGGCGCTTTCGTTTTTCGCACTAGTCGCCGCAATCGCAATCGGCATCGGGCTCGGGGGGCTCGCCGCGCACCTGCGCCCCGCGCGCGGGCCGGTCCTCGCCGCCGCCAACGTGGGGCGGGTGATTCCGAGCCTCGCGGTACTCACGTTCGTGCTGCCGGTACTCGGCGTCGGCTTTTGGCCGGCGGTCGTCGCGCTGACCTTACTCGGCATTCCGCCGATCGCGATCAATACGGATCTCGGCTTTCGCGGCGTTGCCGCGGCGGCTATCGACGCGGCGCGCGGTATGGGGATGACGCCGTGGCAGATACTCAAGCGCGTCTCGTGGCCGCTCGCGCTGCCGGTCATCTTTACGGGGATACGCACCGCAACGATCGAGATCGTTGCGAGTGCGACGCTCGCGGCGTTCATCGGTGCCGGCGGTTTGGGCGAGTACATTCTCCAGGGACTGGCGAACTTCGATCAACGCTACTTATTGGTTGGCGCCGTCGGCGTCTCGGTGCTCGCGCTCGTCGCGGAAGCACTGCTCGCACTTACCGGAAGACGACTGCAAGGAGAGGCTCGATGA
- a CDS encoding glycine betaine ABC transporter substrate-binding protein, with the protein MTFTRKSALAAMGATLLLPACGGRGASGGPAIRVGSKNFTEALVIGEIYAQALEAHGFTVQRHLNLGSVQICMAALEHGDIDLYPEYTGTALIDVLHHAPISDPAAAYAAVKNAYQKQFHATWLNPSPMNDSQGLVTTQAISTKYHFTTLSQLAPLAPQLRLAAIAEFLGRPDGIPGLQRVYGGFHFKDVKTYDAGLKYDALLHGDADVAQAFTTDGQIGANNLVLLADDKHLWPPYNVAPVVRLDALKAHPQIATALNAVAPLITDAAARSMNYAVDHNKSDPAEVAARFLKEHAIH; encoded by the coding sequence ATGACGTTCACTCGTAAATCCGCGCTCGCCGCGATGGGCGCGACGCTGCTGCTGCCGGCCTGCGGCGGGCGCGGCGCTTCCGGCGGCCCCGCCATTCGCGTCGGCTCGAAGAATTTCACCGAGGCGCTCGTGATCGGCGAAATTTACGCGCAGGCGCTGGAAGCGCATGGCTTCACGGTGCAGCGCCACCTCAATCTCGGCAGCGTGCAGATCTGCATGGCGGCGCTCGAGCACGGCGATATCGATCTGTACCCCGAGTATACGGGAACGGCGCTCATCGACGTGCTCCACCACGCGCCGATCTCCGATCCGGCGGCCGCCTACGCAGCGGTGAAGAACGCGTACCAAAAGCAGTTTCATGCAACCTGGCTCAATCCGTCGCCGATGAACGACTCGCAGGGGCTCGTCACGACGCAGGCAATTTCGACGAAATACCATTTCACGACGCTCTCGCAACTCGCGCCGCTCGCGCCGCAGCTGCGGCTCGCGGCGATCGCGGAGTTTTTGGGCCGCCCCGACGGCATCCCCGGCCTGCAGCGCGTCTATGGCGGATTCCACTTCAAAGACGTGAAGACGTACGACGCCGGTTTGAAGTACGACGCGCTGCTGCACGGCGACGCCGACGTCGCGCAGGCCTTTACCACCGACGGGCAGATCGGGGCGAACAATCTGGTGCTGCTCGCCGACGACAAGCATCTCTGGCCGCCGTATAACGTGGCGCCGGTCGTGCGGCTCGATGCGCTCAAGGCGCATCCGCAGATCGCGACCGCGCTTAATGCGGTCGCCCCGCTCATCACCGACGCCGCCGCGCGCTCGATGAACTATGCGGTCGATCACAACAAATCCGACCCGGCCGAGGTCGCCGCTCGTTTTCTTAAAGAGCACGCGATCCATTGA
- a CDS encoding ABC transporter ATP-binding protein, producing the protein MSDPSGGAPVRFESVTVRYPGTDRNAVDEIGFEIPAGSFTVFLGPSGCGKSTLLRTVNRLVVPQSGRVLVDARDVAQIAPEQLRRGIGYVIQAVGLFAHLTVAQNVAVVPELVGWDRARIAARVDELLALVALDPQRYRDRKPRELSGGEAQRVGVARAIAAQPAVLLMDEPFGAVDAIVRASLQDETRRIARALRTTILFVTHDVDEALRLADRIVILRDGKLVQYDTPLAILSAPATPYVERLLDTHDVVRRLSLLRARDAMMPSDGAADGTVAADATLRESLNFFLQGAQKLAVTADGATIGTLTFDALRSALHSTAARRA; encoded by the coding sequence TTGAGCGACCCGTCCGGCGGCGCACCGGTTCGCTTCGAATCGGTGACCGTTCGCTATCCCGGTACCGATCGCAACGCCGTGGACGAGATCGGCTTCGAGATTCCAGCCGGAAGTTTCACCGTCTTTCTCGGCCCTTCGGGCTGCGGAAAGTCGACGCTCTTACGCACCGTCAATCGGCTCGTCGTTCCGCAAAGCGGCCGCGTGCTCGTCGACGCCCGCGACGTCGCGCAGATCGCGCCGGAGCAGCTGCGACGCGGCATCGGGTACGTGATTCAAGCCGTCGGGCTCTTCGCGCATCTAACGGTCGCGCAGAACGTCGCGGTCGTTCCCGAACTCGTCGGGTGGGATCGCGCGCGCATCGCAGCGCGCGTGGATGAATTGTTGGCGCTCGTCGCGCTCGACCCGCAGCGCTATCGCGACCGCAAACCGCGCGAACTTTCGGGCGGCGAAGCGCAGCGGGTCGGCGTAGCGCGGGCGATCGCCGCGCAGCCCGCGGTGCTGCTAATGGACGAGCCGTTCGGGGCCGTCGATGCGATCGTACGCGCCTCGCTGCAGGACGAGACACGCCGCATCGCGCGCGCGCTGCGCACCACGATTCTTTTCGTCACCCACGACGTAGACGAAGCGCTGCGTTTGGCCGATCGGATCGTGATCCTGCGCGACGGCAAACTCGTGCAGTACGACACGCCGCTCGCGATCTTGAGCGCGCCCGCGACGCCGTACGTCGAGCGATTACTCGATACGCACGACGTCGTTCGGCGGTTGAGTCTGCTGCGCGCGCGGGATGCGATGATGCCGAGCGACGGAGCCGCCGACGGTACGGTCGCCGCCGATGCGACGCTGCGCGAATCGCTCAACTTCTTCTTGCAAGGCGCGCAAAAACTCGCCGTGACGGCCGACGGCGCGACGATCGGCACGCTCACCTTCGACGCTCTGCGCTCCGCTTTGCATTCGACCGCGGCTCGGCGCGCGTGA
- a CDS encoding ABC transporter permease: MSYFFGHLPAVGTYTLQHLALVGTSLLIALAIALPLGVFAARQVRVGRPLLGVLGALYTIPSLALLAVLVRYTGLGFWTAVIVLVVYAQFMLVRNIAQGLLGVDPAQVDAARGLGMSQSQRFWRVELPLALPIVLGGVRVATVSMIAIATLAAYVGAGGLGTFIFEGLSRQYPAETLAGSIPAALLAIAVDALFRGAERAVRV, translated from the coding sequence GTGAGCTACTTCTTCGGACATTTGCCGGCGGTCGGCACGTATACGCTGCAGCACCTCGCGCTCGTGGGAACCTCGCTGCTCATCGCGCTCGCAATCGCGTTACCGTTGGGGGTGTTCGCGGCCCGCCAAGTGCGCGTGGGGCGGCCGCTGCTCGGCGTACTCGGCGCGCTCTATACGATCCCCAGTCTCGCGTTGCTGGCCGTGCTCGTGCGGTATACCGGACTCGGCTTTTGGACTGCGGTTATCGTACTCGTGGTCTACGCGCAGTTCATGCTCGTGCGCAATATCGCGCAAGGACTGCTCGGTGTCGATCCCGCACAGGTCGACGCCGCGCGAGGCTTGGGTATGTCGCAGTCGCAGCGATTTTGGCGAGTGGAATTGCCGCTCGCGCTGCCGATCGTGCTCGGCGGCGTGCGCGTCGCGACCGTTTCGATGATCGCCATCGCGACGCTCGCCGCATACGTTGGCGCGGGCGGACTAGGGACGTTCATCTTCGAGGGTTTGAGCCGGCAATATCCAGCCGAGACCCTCGCCGGAAGCATCCCGGCCGCGCTCTTAGCAATCGCCGTCGACGCCCTCTTTCGCGGCGCCGAACGCGCGGTTAGGGTGTAA
- a CDS encoding S9 family peptidase produces MNARFVRVCAFTFSALVGIAPLAAPAAGRPVAAEDLFKLTYVSNPQISPDGSRVVFVATRMNGPNDTYYSNLELVDARTGALRAITRGNHDSSPVWSPDSRTIAFVRAKKGARPQIYAYRVSDGRTQQLSHVKGGATGPLYSHDGKHVAFSTVTVDAPHSTYIDFKAAGFAPGKKQRRSDVRIINTMHYLANGAGFVYDKHAHIGVMNADGSATRALTSGHQWSEGGYAWSPDDRTIAFNSLRRDPPSLGPNDIYTISASGGAMHKLASNQISNNLLTYDRSGNLWYQSGGVADPAELPALMHAAPDGTQPVVVAAKNTVDFGDTVLADMGEPGGLCGPIFAPHDAFALIDVNKPGYSALVKLNPKTGALTDVTGTSGEAAECTMDGAGRYAAYTRSDFTHPREVYLLDLATGKSRRLTGINDAYLASVERSVPQPFTVKDDAGFTVQAWFMPAIGTKRGERRPTILDIHGGPETQFGNTYFDEFQYLAGQGYNVVFADPRGSVGFGYPFEEALAKHWGDAMFDDLQRVMDEVIKRPDVDPNRLAVSGGSYGGYATLWVIAHTHRFKTAIAERVVSNLATEQLAADLASDNALGGRYSWGLPWEAGNQYAAQSPITYVANVTTPLLILHSEQDTRTPIDQTLQEFSALKILGRTVRFVDVPDENHDLSRTGAPIHRIERLHIMTQWLQGYLHPLLSS; encoded by the coding sequence ATGAATGCACGTTTCGTACGCGTTTGCGCTTTCACGTTCTCCGCACTCGTCGGAATCGCGCCGCTGGCCGCGCCTGCTGCGGGCCGTCCGGTCGCCGCCGAAGACCTCTTCAAGCTTACCTACGTGTCGAATCCGCAGATTTCGCCCGACGGCAGCCGCGTGGTCTTCGTCGCAACGCGAATGAACGGCCCGAACGACACGTACTATTCGAACTTGGAACTGGTCGACGCACGCACCGGCGCGCTGCGCGCGATCACTCGCGGCAACCACGATTCCAGTCCGGTCTGGTCGCCCGATAGCCGCACCATCGCGTTCGTGCGTGCCAAAAAAGGCGCCCGCCCCCAAATTTACGCCTATCGCGTGAGCGACGGGCGAACGCAGCAGCTCTCGCACGTCAAGGGCGGTGCGACCGGGCCGCTCTATTCGCACGACGGCAAGCACGTCGCGTTCTCGACCGTAACCGTCGACGCGCCGCATAGTACCTACATCGACTTCAAAGCGGCCGGATTCGCGCCCGGCAAGAAGCAGCGCCGGAGCGACGTGCGCATCATCAACACGATGCACTACCTCGCCAACGGTGCCGGATTCGTCTACGACAAGCACGCGCACATCGGCGTCATGAACGCCGACGGCAGCGCAACGCGCGCCCTGACGAGCGGCCATCAATGGTCCGAAGGCGGATACGCATGGTCGCCCGACGATCGGACGATCGCGTTTAACTCCCTGCGCCGCGATCCGCCGAGCCTCGGCCCGAACGACATCTACACGATCTCCGCAAGCGGCGGCGCGATGCACAAACTCGCATCGAATCAAATCTCGAACAACCTGCTAACCTACGATCGCAGCGGCAACCTCTGGTACCAGAGCGGCGGCGTCGCCGATCCGGCGGAGCTTCCCGCCCTCATGCACGCCGCCCCTGACGGTACGCAGCCCGTCGTGGTCGCGGCGAAGAACACGGTCGATTTCGGCGATACGGTGCTCGCCGACATGGGCGAGCCGGGCGGTCTGTGCGGCCCGATTTTCGCGCCGCACGACGCGTTCGCGCTCATCGACGTGAACAAGCCCGGTTACAGCGCGCTCGTGAAACTCAATCCCAAGACCGGCGCGCTCACCGATGTAACCGGCACTTCCGGCGAGGCCGCCGAGTGCACGATGGACGGCGCGGGGCGCTACGCAGCCTACACGCGCAGCGATTTCACGCACCCGCGCGAGGTCTATCTACTCGATCTCGCAACCGGCAAGAGCCGTCGGCTGACGGGAATCAACGATGCGTATCTCGCCTCGGTCGAGCGTTCGGTTCCGCAACCGTTCACCGTGAAAGATGACGCCGGCTTCACCGTGCAGGCGTGGTTCATGCCCGCGATCGGCACCAAACGCGGCGAGCGCCGCCCAACGATACTGGATATTCACGGCGGCCCGGAGACGCAGTTCGGCAACACCTACTTCGATGAATTCCAGTATCTCGCAGGCCAGGGCTACAACGTCGTCTTCGCCGATCCGCGCGGCAGCGTGGGCTTCGGCTACCCGTTCGAAGAGGCGCTCGCAAAACATTGGGGCGACGCGATGTTTGACGACCTGCAGCGCGTGATGGACGAGGTTATCAAACGTCCCGACGTCGATCCCAACCGCCTGGCGGTCTCGGGCGGCAGCTACGGCGGTTACGCGACGCTATGGGTGATCGCGCACACGCATCGTTTCAAAACGGCGATCGCCGAACGCGTCGTAAGCAATCTCGCCACCGAGCAACTCGCCGCCGATCTCGCATCGGATAACGCGCTCGGCGGCCGCTACTCGTGGGGCCTACCGTGGGAAGCCGGCAATCAATACGCCGCGCAATCGCCGATCACGTACGTCGCAAACGTCACCACGCCGCTGCTGATCCTTCACTCGGAGCAAGACACGCGCACGCCGATCGATCAAACGCTCCAAGAATTCAGCGCCCTCAAGATCCTCGGCCGCACCGTACGCTTCGTCGACGTCCCAGACGAAAATCACGACCTCTCCCGCACCGGCGCCCCCATCCACCGCATCGAACGCCTACACATAATGACCCAATGGCTACAAGGCTACCTACACCCCCTGTTGTCATCCTGA
- the egtD gene encoding L-histidine N(alpha)-methyltransferase, producing MNATLTTVSDRLEIVTASHPVHVATFAEDVASGLSGPSKKLLSKYFYDELGSALFEAITVLPEYYLTRAETQILREWGWEIVRALGNPIEFLELGSGSAVKARILIEEALRVQGTLRYRPIDISPEAVRTSAIALVDAYPKLSVTAYAADYFAILGSDQLRFDHRALAMFMGSNIGNYQPHEAAHLLASLASSLRRGDGLLIGADLKKDRATLELAYNDRAGVTAAFDKNVLGRINRELGGSFDLRDFEHIAVYDEDRGVVDSFLQAQRPHDVAIERLDTIVHFAKGERIHTESSYKFSVEDIARIGAAAGFTLHRTWFDRKKQFSVNLLIRT from the coding sequence ATGAATGCGACGTTGACGACCGTGTCGGATCGGCTGGAGATCGTCACCGCGTCCCATCCCGTGCACGTCGCGACGTTTGCCGAAGATGTGGCATCGGGGCTATCCGGACCGAGCAAGAAATTACTCTCGAAGTATTTCTACGACGAATTGGGTTCGGCGCTTTTTGAAGCCATTACCGTCTTACCCGAATATTACCTAACCCGCGCGGAGACGCAAATCTTGCGCGAGTGGGGTTGGGAGATCGTACGCGCGCTCGGCAATCCGATCGAGTTTCTCGAACTGGGGAGCGGCAGTGCCGTAAAAGCGCGCATACTGATAGAAGAAGCGCTGCGCGTGCAAGGAACGCTGCGTTATCGCCCGATCGATATCTCGCCGGAAGCCGTACGCACGTCGGCGATCGCGCTCGTCGATGCGTATCCGAAACTCTCCGTAACCGCCTACGCCGCCGACTACTTCGCCATCCTCGGCAGCGATCAGTTGCGCTTCGATCATCGCGCGCTCGCCATGTTCATGGGCTCGAACATCGGCAACTACCAGCCGCACGAAGCCGCGCATCTCTTAGCCTCGCTCGCATCGTCGCTGCGCCGGGGCGACGGGCTCCTAATCGGCGCGGATCTGAAAAAAGATCGCGCGACGCTCGAGCTCGCCTACAACGACCGCGCCGGCGTGACCGCGGCGTTCGATAAAAACGTGCTCGGACGCATCAATCGCGAACTCGGCGGATCGTTCGATCTGCGCGATTTCGAGCACATCGCCGTCTACGACGAAGATCGCGGCGTCGTCGACTCGTTTCTGCAGGCGCAACGCCCGCACGACGTCGCCATCGAACGCTTGGATACGATCGTGCACTTCGCCAAAGGCGAACGCATCCACACCGAGTCTTCCTACAAATTCTCCGTCGAAGACATCGCCCGCATCGGCGCCGCCGCCGGCTTCACGCTCCACCGCACCTGGTTCGACCGCAAAAAACAATTCAGCGTAAACCTCCTAATCCGAACATAG
- a CDS encoding dienelactone hydrolase family protein, with protein MINQNLTIPVGGSQMGAYLARPEEGSGAHPAVIVLQEVFGVNSEVKRITDLVASAGYVGLAINYYHRTHPNLNEPYTDEGLKHGFEAAANVTKESLRADVSAAIDWLTAQNFVKKGKVATWGFCYGGTVAFVTATLPELSGAVCFYGGSIASPMASGEPEALVDAAKIACPLLLAFGGKDAYITRDLIDRIERTLKAEGKDARVQVYPDVGHAFFRHGSAEAIAGHKGTSDESMAETVADAWNLVQTFFKRVLH; from the coding sequence GTGATCAATCAGAACTTGACCATTCCCGTGGGGGGCTCGCAAATGGGGGCCTATCTCGCTCGCCCGGAAGAGGGCTCGGGAGCCCACCCGGCCGTGATCGTGCTGCAAGAGGTCTTCGGCGTGAATAGCGAGGTCAAGCGCATCACCGATCTCGTTGCCAGTGCCGGATACGTTGGGCTTGCTATCAACTATTATCACCGTACGCATCCGAACCTCAACGAGCCGTACACCGACGAGGGACTCAAGCACGGCTTCGAGGCCGCCGCTAATGTAACGAAGGAGTCGCTACGCGCGGATGTCTCCGCTGCGATCGACTGGCTTACTGCACAGAACTTCGTGAAAAAGGGCAAAGTTGCAACGTGGGGCTTCTGCTACGGCGGAACCGTTGCGTTCGTTACGGCGACCCTCCCCGAGCTCTCCGGCGCCGTTTGTTTTTACGGCGGGAGTATCGCCTCGCCGATGGCTAGCGGCGAGCCCGAGGCCCTCGTCGATGCCGCGAAGATCGCCTGTCCGCTGCTGCTGGCGTTCGGCGGGAAAGACGCGTATATCACGCGGGACCTCATCGACCGTATCGAGCGTACGTTAAAGGCCGAGGGCAAGGACGCGCGAGTCCAAGTGTATCCCGACGTCGGCCACGCGTTTTTCCGCCACGGCAGCGCCGAAGCGATCGCCGGCCACAAGGGCACCTCCGACGAATCGATGGCCGAAACCGTTGCCGACGCCTGGAACCTCGTCCAAACCTTCTTCAAGCGCGTTTTACACTAG
- a CDS encoding lytic transglycosylase domain-containing protein, whose protein sequence is MDSLAGMELLHDGPPAHDATLALTRAILHTNARIAPTDALRLAGAAVSAARTRGIAPEFLGATLLQESAFNPLAISSAGAIGIAQFMPDTASGLGIDPYDPFAAIGGAAALLAQYVHAYRGVYPDPYAAALAAYNAGPGAVAQYRGIPPYAETHAYIDDIYERWLRIAGYEGSR, encoded by the coding sequence GTGGACTCGCTGGCCGGCATGGAATTGCTGCACGACGGGCCGCCGGCGCACGATGCCACGCTCGCGCTCACCCGCGCCATCCTGCACACCAACGCGCGCATCGCCCCGACCGATGCATTGCGGTTGGCCGGCGCCGCCGTGAGCGCGGCTCGCACCCGCGGAATCGCCCCCGAATTTCTCGGCGCGACGCTGCTGCAGGAATCGGCCTTTAACCCGCTCGCGATTTCGAGCGCGGGTGCCATCGGCATCGCGCAGTTCATGCCCGATACGGCAAGCGGGCTCGGCATCGATCCGTACGACCCGTTCGCAGCGATCGGCGGCGCCGCGGCGCTGCTCGCGCAATACGTGCACGCGTATCGCGGCGTCTATCCAGATCCGTACGCCGCCGCGCTCGCGGCCTACAACGCCGGTCCGGGCGCGGTCGCGCAATATCGCGGGATTCCGCCCTATGCGGAAACGCACGCATACATCGACGATATCTACGAACGCTGGCTGCGCATCGCCGGCTACGAAGGCTCTCGTTAG
- a CDS encoding glycosyltransferase — translation MTKRALFLISDTGGGHRSAANAIVAALDEIEEPSAFEHRIDDVAAHCSFPLTQLGWGYSAALRYAPPVYGALYYATNGRRRYKALVRFCEPLYRERLRDLFIAYQPDVIVSVHPLLNHAALRARADAKMLHIPIVTVITDLGKVHESWLTPEADAVVVPAREVYERALSRGVRTSRLRMLGHPIHPKFDDVEGTKTELRAQLGLPQNAFVTLLMAGGEGGGKLLPTTLALAKARLPMHMVVVCGRNDTLREKLAELAPGLPTPVTVMGFTDKIPELMRAADLLVTKAGPGTLAEANAAQLPVVVYDYVPGQERGNVDFVRNNGIGDVAINTSAEVVRAVKRLVNSPERLTMMRRQQELVAPRRSSRRIAALIAQIANTGTIPAEDEYVPLREAIAL, via the coding sequence TTGACCAAACGGGCGCTCTTCTTGATCTCCGATACCGGAGGCGGCCACCGCAGTGCGGCCAACGCCATCGTGGCGGCTCTGGACGAGATCGAAGAGCCCAGTGCCTTCGAGCACCGGATCGACGATGTCGCCGCGCATTGTTCGTTCCCGCTCACGCAGCTGGGCTGGGGCTACTCCGCCGCCTTGCGCTACGCCCCACCGGTCTACGGGGCCCTCTACTATGCGACCAACGGTCGCCGCCGCTACAAGGCGCTGGTGCGCTTCTGCGAGCCGCTCTATCGCGAGCGCCTGCGCGATCTGTTCATCGCCTATCAGCCCGACGTGATCGTCTCGGTACATCCGCTACTCAATCACGCGGCGTTGCGCGCGCGCGCCGACGCCAAGATGCTGCACATCCCGATCGTGACCGTGATCACGGATCTGGGCAAAGTACACGAGTCGTGGCTGACGCCGGAAGCCGATGCCGTCGTCGTTCCGGCGCGCGAAGTCTACGAACGCGCGCTCTCGCGCGGGGTGCGCACCTCGCGTCTGCGCATGCTCGGTCATCCGATCCATCCGAAATTCGACGACGTCGAGGGCACGAAAACCGAATTGCGCGCGCAGCTCGGCTTGCCGCAGAACGCATTCGTTACGTTGTTGATGGCAGGCGGCGAGGGCGGCGGAAAACTCTTGCCGACGACGCTGGCGCTCGCAAAGGCGCGGCTGCCCATGCACATGGTGGTCGTCTGCGGGCGCAACGATACGCTGCGCGAGAAACTGGCGGAACTCGCGCCGGGCCTGCCGACACCGGTAACCGTAATGGGATTCACCGACAAAATCCCGGAGCTCATGCGCGCCGCCGATTTACTGGTCACCAAAGCCGGGCCGGGAACCCTCGCCGAGGCCAATGCCGCGCAGCTTCCCGTCGTGGTGTACGATTACGTGCCGGGTCAAGAGCGCGGAAACGTGGACTTCGTTCGCAACAACGGCATCGGCGACGTCGCGATCAACACCTCGGCCGAGGTCGTGCGCGCGGTCAAGCGACTCGTGAACAGCCCCGAGCGGCTGACGATGATGCGCCGCCAGCAAGAACTCGTCGCGCCGCGCCGCAGTTCCCGGCGAATCGCCGCCTTGATCGCGCAGATCGCGAACACCGGCACGATCCCCGCTGAAGACGAATACGTGCCCCTCCGCGAGGCGATCGCGCTGTAG